The Mixophyes fleayi isolate aMixFle1 chromosome 1, aMixFle1.hap1, whole genome shotgun sequence genome includes a region encoding these proteins:
- the PCDH18 gene encoding protocadherin-18, whose product MDHCDSTRHWIGRKMNSVLFFALLMSMNRYVICKNLKYSIYEEQMVGSIVARLAEDVADVLSKLPNPSSVRFKAMQRGSPPLLIVQEDNGEISIGAKIDREQLCQKNLNCSIVFDVITLPTQHLQLFHVEVEVLDINDNAPHFSRALIPIEISESAAVGTRIPLDSAFDPDVGENSLHTYSLSENEYFKIEVKTRTDGAKYAELIVVRELDREHQSSYELQLTASDMGVPQRYGSAILKISISDSNDNSPAFEQKSYVIQLPENSPVGTLLIDLNATDPDEGANGKVVYLFNNNVSPKITETFRMDPEKGQLTLIKQVDYETTKSYEIDVQAQDMGPNSIPGHCKIIINVVDVNDNKPEININLMSTGKEIAYISESAPLDTFVALVRVQDRDSGLNGEIVCKLHGHGQFKLQKTYENNYLILTNSTLDREKRSEYSLTVIAEDRGLPSLSTVKHFAVQISDENDNPPRFQTNRYEIVTVENNSPGAHITSVRATDPDQAENGQVTYVILESFIQGSSITTYLTIDPSNGAIYALRAFDHEEVNQIVFTVQARDSGDPQLVTNATMVLTVVDENDNAPVIVAPALHNSTAKISVPRDAESGFLITKIKATDRDSGMNSELSCSISAGNEYNVFLIDPKSCEIYTNMSMETFPFQEWDLLVSVQDKGTPPRTTKALLKCHILETPDAAGSTEASYVNQAYMDVSMIIIISLGAICTVLLVIMVIFATRCNREKKDNRSYNCRVAESTYQHHPKRPSRQIHKGDITLVPTMNGTLPIRSHHRSSPSPSPTLERGQMSSRQSHHSRQSLNSLMTISSNHVPDTFSLELTHATPAVEVSQLLSMLHQGQYQPRPSFRGNKYSRSYRYALQDMDKFSLKDSGRGDSEAGDSDYDLGRDSPIDRLLGEGFSELFLTDGHRIPPVMRFCTDECRVLGHSDQCWMPPLPSPSSDYRNNMFIPGEEVQPLQQPPPHNQQQAQQQAPLLEEDMLTIDQNEKKKSFSTFGKESQEEDAADACTSSLLTEMSSVFQRLLPPSMDNYTECSEVDHSNSLERRKGQAPAKTVSYPQGVAAWAANTHFQNPNNVGGPSLGIHSSAQPSSKWLPAMEEIPENYEEDDFDNVLNHLNDGKHELMDASELVAEINKLLQDVRQN is encoded by the exons ATGGATCACTGTGATTCTACGAGACATTGGATCGGTAGGAAAATGAACTCTGTATTATTCTTTGCATTACTCATGTCCATGAATCGATATGTCATCTGCAAGAATTTAAAATACAGCATCTACGAGGAGCAGATGGTCGGATCTATAGTTGCCAGGCTAGCGGAGGATGTGGCTGATGTGTTGTCCAAGTTACCTAACCCTTCCTCGGTTCGTTTTAAAGCTATGCAGCGGGGGAGTCCACCCCTGCTAATAGTACAGGAGGATAATGGGGAAATAAGCATCGGAGCTAAGATTGACCGGGAGCAGCTGTGCCAGAAGAACTTGAATTGCTCCATAGTGTTTGACGTGATCACACTGCCAACACAGCATTTGCAGCTTTTTCATGTGGAAGTTGAGGTACTGGATATCAATGACAACGCTCCCCACTTTTCCAGAGCCCTCATCCCTATTGAAATCTCTGAGAGCGCGGCTGTGGGTACCAGGATCCCCCTGGACAGTGCTTTTGACCCCGATGTTGGGGAGAACTCTCTCCATACCTATTCTTTGTCAGAAAACGAATATTTTAAGATCGAGGTAAAAACCAGGACTGATGGCGCCAAATATGCAGAACTTATTGTGGTCAGGGAGCTGGACAGGGAGCATCAATCCAGCTACGAGCTCCAGCTCACTGCTTCAGATATGGGAGTGCCCCAGAGATACGGCTCAGCCATCCTCAAAATAAGTATCTCCGATTCCAATGACAACAGCCCAGCGTTCGAGCAGAAGTCTTACGTTATTCAGTTACCTGAAAATTCACCAGTTGGCACATTACTTATAGACCTCAATGCTACCGACCCAGATGAGGGCGCTAATGGGAAGGTGGTGTATTTATTTAACAACAACGTGTCCCCCAAAATTACAGAAACTTTTCGAATGGACCCTGAAAAGGGCCAGCTGACACTAATTAAGCAAGTGGACTATGAGACAACTAAATCATATGAGATCGATGTTCAGGCCCAGGACATGGGGCCCAATTCAATTCCAGGCCACTGtaagattattattaatgttgTGGATGTTAATGATAACAAACCCGAAATTAATATCAATTTGATGTCCACTGGTAAAGAAATTGCATACATTTCAGAAAGTGCACCTCTGGATACCTTTGTGGCCTTGGTAAGGGTACAAGATAGAGATTCTGGACTGAATGGAGAAATTGTCTGCAAACTGCATGGACATGGACAATTTAAGCTGCAAAAAACCTATGAAAACAACTATTTAATATTAACCAACTCTACACTTGATAGAGAAAAGAGGTCTGAGTATAGTTTAACAGTGATAGCAGAGGACAGAGGGCTGCCAAGTCTCTCCACAGTGAAGCACTTTGCAGTGCAGATAAGTGATGAGAATGACAACCCACCACGGTTTCAGACCAACAGATATGAGATTGTTACTGTTGAAAATAATTCACCTGGTGCACATATTACATCTGTTAGGGCCACAGATCCAGATCAAGCTGAAAATGGTCAAGTGACATATGTCATTCTTGAAAGTTTTATTCAAGGTAGCTCTATTACAACATATCTAACTATTGACCCCTCTAACGGTGCAATATATGCACTTAGGGCATTTGACCATGAAGAAGTCAATCAGATTGTCTTCACCGTCCAGGCCAGAGATAGTGGAGACCCTCAACTGGTCACTAATGCTACAATGGTGCTCACTGTTGTGGATGAAAATGACAATGCTCCAGTTATTGTGGCCCCTGCACTGCACAACAGCACAGCAAAGATTTCAGTCCCAAGGGATGCTGAAAGTGGATTCTTAATTACCAAAATAAAGGCCACGGACAGGGACTCTGGCATGAACTCTGAACTTAGCTGTTCAATTTCAGCTGGAAATGAATACAATGTTTTTCTTATTGATCCAAAATCATGTGAAATATACACCAATATGAGTATGGAGACCTTCCCATTCCAGGAATGGGACCTTTTAGTTTCAGTACAAGACAAAGGGACACCTCCACGTACCACTAAAGCACTTCTTAAATGTCATATTCTTGAAACTCCTGATGCTGCTGGCAGCACCGAGGCCAGTTATGTTAACCAGGCCTATATGGATGTCTCAATGATCATTATCATTTCCTTGGGGGCTATTTGTACAGTTCTTTTAGTCATCATGGTCATTTTTGCCACAAGGTGTAACAGAGAGAAGAAAGACAATAGATCTTACAACTGTAGGGTGGCAGAGTCAACTTATCAGCATCATCCAAAGAGGCCTTCCAGACAAATTCACAAAGGGGACATTACTTTAGTGCCTACCATGAACGGAACCCTGCCTATCAGATCCCACCATAGGTCTTCTCCTTCACCATCCCCTACTCTGGAACGTGGCCAGATGAGCAGCAGGCAAAGTCATCACAGTCGCCAATCACTCAACAGTCTTATGACAATATCATCTAATCATGTACCAGATACCTTCTCTTTGGAGCTGACCCATGCTACACCTGCTGTGGAG GTTTCCCAACTGCTTTCCATGCTTCACCAGGGACAGTACCAGCCAAGACCAAGCTTTCGAGGAAACAAATATTCTAGAAGCTACAG ATATGCCCTTCAAGACATGGACAAATTTAGTCTGAAAGACAGTGGTCGTGGGGATAGTGAAGCTGGAGACAGCGATTATGATTTGGGCAGAGATTCTCCAATTGACAGACTTCTGGGAGAAGGATTCAGTGAACTTTTCCTTACTGATGGCCATAGAATTCCTCCAG TTATGAGGTTTTGCACAGATGAATGTCGAGTTTTAGGACACTCAGATCAGTGCTGGATGCCACCTCTTCCCTCTCCATCATCAGATTATAGAAATAACATGTTCATTCCTGGAGAAGAGGTCCAGCCTCTTCAACAGCCACCTCCACACAACCAACAACAGGCACAACAACAGGCCCCTCTGCTTGAGGAAGACATGCTTACAATTGATCAGAATGAGAAGAAAAAGAGTTTTTCTACCTTTGGCAAGGAGTCTCAGGAGGAGGATGCAGCTGACGCGTGCACATCTTCTCTCCTCACCGAGATGAGCAGTGTTTTCCAACGCCTGCTACCTCCCTCTATGGACAACTACACTGAATGTAGTGAAGTTGACCACTCAAACTCTTTAGAACGGAGGAAAGGCCAAGCGCCTGCTAAGACTGTAAGTTACCCCCAAGGGGTTGCCGCATGGGCGGCAAATACGCATTTCCAAAATCCCAACAATGTTGGTGGACCTTCTTTAGGAATTCACTCCAGTGCGCAGCCATCATCAAAGTGGTTGCCAGCTATGGAGGAGATCCCAGAGAACTATGAAGAAGATGACTTTGACAATGTTCTCAACCATCTGAATGATGGTAAACATGAACTAATGGATGCTAGTGAACTGGTGGCTGAAATAAATAAACTGCTTCAAGATGTGAGGCAAAATTAA